In bacterium, the sequence TCACTTTTGTTGAAAGAGGGATTGGCGACGTTTTACTTGCATGGGAGAATGAGGCGTTTCTTTCCGTAAGAGAGCTTGGGAAGGACAAATTTGAAATCGTGGTTCCTTCCATCAGCATTCTGGCGGAACCTCCCGTCACAGTCGTTGACAAGATTGTAGATCAGCGTGGGACTCGTGCAATAGCTGAGGAGTATTTGAAATATCTCTACTCGGATGAAGGTCAAAAACTGGCTGCAAAACACTATTACAGACCGCGCAAAACGCAGGCCGCCGGCGGAGTCACCTTCCCAAAAATAAACCTGATTACCATCGATCAATCATTCGGTGGATGGCAAAAAGCGCAAGATGTACACTTCAAGGACGGCGGTCTGTTCGATCAAATTTATCAACCTGGCAAATAAAGAATGAAAGCGTTCGCTGCCGCGGCTCAACGTTCCGTGCTTCCAGGATTTGGCTTGACGATGGGCTTCACGCTCCTGTATTTGAGCCTGATTGTGCTGATTCCATTGTCAACACTTCTCCTGAAAACGATGTCGCTGAGCTGGGCACGTTTTGGGGAAATCATGATGTCTCCACGAACGGTGGCGGCATTCAAGATCAGTTTTCAAACTGCGTTTGCTGCGGCAGTTGTGGATTTGATCTTTGGAAGCATTGTCGGGTGGGTGCTGGTGCGCTATCGATTCGCAGGCAGGCAATTGATGGATGCGCTGGTGGATCTTCCTTTTGCGTTGCCCACGGCGGTTGCCGGAATTGTGCTGACCACTCTTTTTTCTCCGAATGGATGGCTCGGCCGTTACTTAATTCCACACGGCATTGAAGTCAACTATACGCCACTTGGAATCACGATCGCTCTCGCGTTCATCGGATTGCCTTTTGTGGTCAGGACGATCCAGCCGATCCTTTCGGAAATGGATCCTTCGAGTGAAGATGCTGCGGCAACCATCGGAGCAAATCGGCGTCACATCCTGGCACGTGTAATCTTTCCAAAAATCTGGCCCGCGATGGTGACCGGTTTCACGCTCGCTTTTGCCAGGGGGCTTGGAGAATATGGCTCGATCGTTTTCATTTCGGGCAACATTCCGCTGAAAACGGAAATCACTACGATTCTGATTGTGGGCCGGTTGGAAAACTACGATTATGCAGGCGCTACAGCCCTCGCTTTCAGTATGCTGGTCCTTTCCTTTCTACTTTTGTTTCTGATCAATTTCCTACAGGCACGCTCTCGAAAAAGAATTGAGGCTTTTGGATGAGAATACTGAACAACCGGAGCCATCTATCGGAACCAGCTCCTGTAAGATGGTTATTGATTGCTATTGCTTTTCTTTTCCTCGGTCTCTTTCTTGTCATACCGCTCGTAGCCGTATTTGTAGAAGCGCTGAAGAAGGGCTTTGAACTTTACCGGGCTGCTATAACGGAACCTTATGCTGTGGCTGCGATCAAGCTTACATTATTGACCGCAGCCGTTTCAGTTTTTTTTAACATGTTATTCGGAATCGCGGCCGCGTGGTCCATCACCAAATTCAATTTTCGCGGTAAAAGCGTTTTAATCACGCTCATCGACTTGCCCTTCGCAGTTTCCCCCGTCATTTCGGGAATGGTCTTTGTGCTGCTCTTCGGCATGCAAGGATACCTGGGTCCCTGGTTGAGTGCGCACAACATTCGCGTCATTTTCGCGACCCAGGGCGTGATTCTGGCTACCATCTTTGTAACGTTTCCCTTTGTTGCGCGCGAGTTAATTCCGTTGATGAAAACGCAGGGAAAAGAAGCCGAGGAAGCGGCGCTTGTGTTTGGCGCAAGCGGATGGCAAACTTTTTTCCGCATAACGCTACCTAACATCAAGTGGGGATTGCTTTACAGTTTGATACAATGCAACGCTCGTGCTATGGGAGAATTCGGCGCCGTTTCCGTTGTTTCAGGGCATATCCGCGGTCAAACAAATACTTTGCCGTTGCATGTGGAAATTCTGTATAACGAGTACAATTTTACGGCGGCGTTTGCGGTAGCCTCTTTGTTGACCTTACTCGCCGTTATCACGCTGATTCTAAAGAAAGCGCTTTCGTTAAAAACGGGCCGAAAGGAAATTCTTGTCTAATCCATGTCAATCATACTGACCGATCTTTCCAAAAAATACGAGAACAACCTCGTGGTCAATCGGGTTACAATGACGGTTGAAAACGGGGAACTCTTCGTTCTACTCGGCGCGAGCGGCAGTGGAAAAAGCACCATTTTGCGAATGATTGCCGGCCTCACGCGCCCCAACAGCGGAAAAATTGAGCTTAATGGTAAAGATGTGACCAACATTCCTCCGCAGCAGCGTGGCACCGGATTTGTTTTTCAGAATTATTCGTTATTCCAGCACATGACTGTTGCTGAAAATGTGGAATTCGGGTTGCGAGTCCGGAAGGTTTCTGCGGCAGAACGCCGGAACCGCCGTGAGGAATTGTTAGAGCTTGTTGGTCTCGGCGGACTGGGGAATCGATATCCGAATCAGCTTTCCGGCGGCCAGCAACAGCGAGTTGCTCTCGCCCGCGCGCTTGCTTACAGGCCCGCAGTTTTGCTTCTGGATGAACCGTTCGGGGCGCTGGACGTAAAAATCAGGAGTCAATTGCGCAAGAACCTGAAAGAAATACACCGCAGACTCAATCTAACTACAATATTAGTAACACACGATCAAGAAGAAGCGTTTGAGCTGGCCGACCGGATTGGTGTCACCGATCGCGGAAACCTGATCGAGATCGGGAGCCCGGAAGAACTCTATCATCGTCCAAAAAAAGGATACACCGCGAACTTTGTCGGAGGCAAAAACGTGTTGATCGGTCGCGTCAACGGCGGTGTGATCCATCTTGGCTCAACTTTGCTGCCGGTTCCGGAACGGTTACGAGCCGCGACGGGAGCGCGGGTGCGAATCCTCTTCCGTCCAGAAACCGTATTGCTGCAGTCTGAACCATTTGCTCCCAATAGTGATGTTTCCGTTCTTGGTCGCGGAAAGGTAATCGAACGGGTTTTTGCGGGCTCCTTTCAGAAATTGGCCCTGGAGGTGGAGCGTCCGCAAGGCATTCGACTGTACGCAGGAGAATTTGGCACGGAAAAAACAATCTACATTGAAGCGGTTCGTCCCAGTGAGCTGGATCCTCAGACGAATATAGAACGAGGCCAGATGCTCTGGATCGGATTCACAAAATATCATGTGCTCGAAGCAGCCGGGCCAAAATTGTTGCTCTGTATCCCCGATTCCCCTGTGGCGGCAGCGGTCGCGGATTTCGGATGCCATCTGGCTGAAAAAGCCGGGTTGCCGGCAACGCTTTTTTCTGTTGCTGATTCACAGGAAGAAATTCCTCAGGCAAAAGAGAAACTGGAAAAGATTCAGCACAAATGGATCGATCGTTTGCCGCGTTTGGAACTGAAAGTTCGGAGCGGATCGAGTGATGATGAGATTCTCGCAGAATCGCAGGAAGGATATTACGACCTGGTCATATTAGGGAGAAAGGAAATTAGCACCTTGATGCCAAGAGCAGTTTTAGGTAGACACGTGCGTCGTCTTCTTGAAAGAGGTATTCCGGTGGTGATCGCAACTCAGGATAGACAGCTCTCCCATATCTTGATTTGCAGCGCGGTTGGTGAGCCCGGGAAAGCCGATGTCCGGATCGGCGGCCGTCTTGCAAGATTAACCGGAGCGAATGCTACAGTTTTGCACGTGCGCAGAGAAGGGGAACCGGAAGATCAATGGAAACGAAGCGAGCGGCATCTCCAACAAGCGCTCTCCACTTTGCAAACTTTCGGTGTGAAAAGCGATAGCATGATCGGCAAAGAACCCGCAGTCGAATTCATCGTGGAGCAGGCAAACACAGGCAACTATGATTTGATCGTAATAGGAGCGCCGCCGCCTGGAACATCTTCAAGGTTCCTTTTGCATGATGCCGCAAGTAATATCGTAGAAGGAAGCTCACTTCCCGTTTTGATCGTCCCTATGGTGGAATAGGTTTTAACCGCCAAGACGCCGAGGTCGCCAAAATTAAAAAATATTCTTAACTTGGCGTCTTCGCGCCTTGGCGGTTGTATTAAAGGTCTCGTTTGCTGAATTGACGGATTGCGATCACCAACATCACTGCAACATAGAAGACGGCATAAATCACCATCGCGGGATTGGGAACAGACACTGCCGCAAAGGGACCAGCGGCAATTCCCAGAGATCGAATCACGGTAGAAGTCACCTCATAGGCCGCACGCTTCCAGATCGCTTCAGATGGAATAATCAAACTTGAAAGAATGCCAACATTGACAGCTGTTTGATTTTTCAATGCACTACCAATTTGCTCAACCCACCCACCTATGAATCCAATTCCATACAGTCCAAACACGATTCCGCCGGTTGCAAGAGTAGAAAACATGGAGCTGCAGGCAAGGCTCACACTCATGATCAGAAGACTCGCCAGGTAGATCAAAGACAGGCCTGCGGCAACGTGCCGCACATGGTAACCGCTGACAAAGTAAACAATTGCCAGAACTCCACCGGCCATGAGCAACAGATAGATGGCGAGCAATGCGGCAAAACCGAGCCATTTCCCCAGAACGATGTCCGGCCGCCTCAATGGCTTTGATGCAATCGTTTGAATGGTGCCGGAGCTGATTTCTCCCGCAAGCGTATCTGCTGAAATCAGAACGCCCATTGCGATGGTCAGGAAATTCACCGCGTACAAACCTGCGGTTGTAAGAAAATTGAACATCTGGTTGCGTATCAAAGTTGCATTTGGACGGCCGCTTTCTGAAACAATTTCCTTATGGATGAAATGAAATCCGACTCCATACAAAATCAAAAACAAAACGCCAAGCACAAATGCAGCAACCGCGATTCGTCTCCTCATCGATTCCAAAAAGGTCAGCCGGGTGATTACCAACGCCTGCATCATAATCCCGCATCCTTACCAACGATCCGTAAGAAGAGCTCTTCCAGGTCGATTCTTTCTGGAATCACGGAATAAATTTGCACATTTTGCTGAACAAGGTAGCGCGTAATTTCAGGGAGAAGAGTCTCATCCGCAATTCTCAGAGTGATCTTGTTGTGATTCAAGGTGGTCTCTTCACTCCATCGTTTTAAACCTTGCATCATCTCGTCTTTAATTCCCGAAGCTCGAATGGACACGGTAGTTTGTCCGGAAGATAACTTTTTCAGTTCGTCTACGCGCAGAACTTCACCATGTTTGATAAAGGCAACGCGATCGCAAGTAATTTCAACTTCACTCAACAGATGAGAATTCAGGAAGATGGTTGTTCCTTTGTCGCGCAGCTGATGAATGATATCGCGGACCAGACGCCGTCCTGCTGGATCGAGACCCGATGTGGGCTCATCCAGAAACACGATACGCGGGTCATTGATCAGCGCTTGCGCCAAACCAATCCGCTGGAGCATTCCCTTCGAATACGTTCGAAGTTGTTTTTGCACGAAATCAGACAAACCAACAAGAGCCAGCAATTCGCCGATACGTTTCTGAAGCGGAGCGGATTGAATCCCGTAAAGGTTTCCGTGGAGATTCAGGAATTCTCTTCCGGTTAGCCATTCATGGAAACGAAAATGCTCCGGCAGAAATCCAACTTTTGAGCGGAGCGATGGATCGCCCATGGGAGAGCCAAAAAGGAAAGCCCGGCCGGAAGTCGGTTTGGCGAGACCGAGCAGCATTTTCAGTGAGGTTGTTTTGCCGGCGCCATTCGGACCAAGAAAACCGAATGCCTCCCCTTCCCGCACTTGAAGAGTCAAACCACGAACGGCAACTTTTTCTCCGTAAACCTTGCGTAGCTCTGTCGTCTCAATCGAAAACGTCATGAACAATGTACCGCGGACGTCCCGTCCGCGGAGATTGCGGGCGGGACGCTCGCACCACTCTGCTTAAATCGAATTTGCGATTGACAATGCTTCTTCTACAGTTCCCTGCCCCATCAAAGCGTAAAGAATCCCATCGCGAATCCACAATAGATTGTAAGCTGGAATCTCGCGGTCATGGAGCTCGCGGGAGACAAACAAATTTCCCTTTACGCCATTCACATCCACTTCCAGGAATTGCATACGATGATCGACAGGCAATGGAACCACAAGAGTGCTCGTCCAGTCAATGGATTCGCTGAATTTTCGCGCCTGTTCGTCGCTCAAACCAAAAAGTTTCAACATTTCTGTTCCAAGCTGTACAAGATCCAGATTAGGAGGCGCGACCACTGTCGGAGAAGGTAGCTGCGCAAGAACTTTGCATTCCTGAAAATCCTGACGTCCGGCTCCTGGATTTTCTTTGCGTGCTTCTTCTCGCAGATCCGGGCATTTTCCAAAGAAGGCTGTAACTGAGGATGGAACATTGATGCGAATCATTTCTCCATCTAGATCTTCCGGAATTCGGATATCGGTACGTCCTGCATCATCCAGAATTCCTTGCAGGCGTTCCACATCGATGGTGAAGGAAACATCCACAGCCGGATGAACATGAATTTGAGCA encodes:
- a CDS encoding ABC transporter ATP-binding protein → MTFSIETTELRKVYGEKVAVRGLTLQVREGEAFGFLGPNGAGKTTSLKMLLGLAKPTSGRAFLFGSPMGDPSLRSKVGFLPEHFRFHEWLTGREFLNLHGNLYGIQSAPLQKRIGELLALVGLSDFVQKQLRTYSKGMLQRIGLAQALINDPRIVFLDEPTSGLDPAGRRLVRDIIHQLRDKGTTIFLNSHLLSEVEITCDRVAFIKHGEVLRVDELKKLSSGQTTVSIRASGIKDEMMQGLKRWSEETTLNHNKITLRIADETLLPEITRYLVQQNVQIYSVIPERIDLEELFLRIVGKDAGL
- the cysW gene encoding sulfate ABC transporter permease subunit CysW, whose translation is MRILNNRSHLSEPAPVRWLLIAIAFLFLGLFLVIPLVAVFVEALKKGFELYRAAITEPYAVAAIKLTLLTAAVSVFFNMLFGIAAAWSITKFNFRGKSVLITLIDLPFAVSPVISGMVFVLLFGMQGYLGPWLSAHNIRVIFATQGVILATIFVTFPFVARELIPLMKTQGKEAEEAALVFGASGWQTFFRITLPNIKWGLLYSLIQCNARAMGEFGAVSVVSGHIRGQTNTLPLHVEILYNEYNFTAAFAVASLLTLLAVITLILKKALSLKTGRKEILV
- the cysT gene encoding sulfate ABC transporter permease subunit CysT gives rise to the protein MKAFAAAAQRSVLPGFGLTMGFTLLYLSLIVLIPLSTLLLKTMSLSWARFGEIMMSPRTVAAFKISFQTAFAAAVVDLIFGSIVGWVLVRYRFAGRQLMDALVDLPFALPTAVAGIVLTTLFSPNGWLGRYLIPHGIEVNYTPLGITIALAFIGLPFVVRTIQPILSEMDPSSEDAAATIGANRRHILARVIFPKIWPAMVTGFTLAFARGLGEYGSIVFISGNIPLKTEITTILIVGRLENYDYAGATALAFSMLVLSFLLLFLINFLQARSRKRIEAFG
- a CDS encoding ATP-binding cassette domain-containing protein, which gives rise to MSIILTDLSKKYENNLVVNRVTMTVENGELFVLLGASGSGKSTILRMIAGLTRPNSGKIELNGKDVTNIPPQQRGTGFVFQNYSLFQHMTVAENVEFGLRVRKVSAAERRNRREELLELVGLGGLGNRYPNQLSGGQQQRVALARALAYRPAVLLLDEPFGALDVKIRSQLRKNLKEIHRRLNLTTILVTHDQEEAFELADRIGVTDRGNLIEIGSPEELYHRPKKGYTANFVGGKNVLIGRVNGGVIHLGSTLLPVPERLRAATGARVRILFRPETVLLQSEPFAPNSDVSVLGRGKVIERVFAGSFQKLALEVERPQGIRLYAGEFGTEKTIYIEAVRPSELDPQTNIERGQMLWIGFTKYHVLEAAGPKLLLCIPDSPVAAAVADFGCHLAEKAGLPATLFSVADSQEEIPQAKEKLEKIQHKWIDRLPRLELKVRSGSSDDEILAESQEGYYDLVILGRKEISTLMPRAVLGRHVRRLLERGIPVVIATQDRQLSHILICSAVGEPGKADVRIGGRLARLTGANATVLHVRREGEPEDQWKRSERHLQQALSTLQTFGVKSDSMIGKEPAVEFIVEQANTGNYDLIVIGAPPPGTSSRFLLHDAASNIVEGSSLPVLIVPMVE
- a CDS encoding ABC transporter permease; its protein translation is MMQALVITRLTFLESMRRRIAVAAFVLGVLFLILYGVGFHFIHKEIVSESGRPNATLIRNQMFNFLTTAGLYAVNFLTIAMGVLISADTLAGEISSGTIQTIASKPLRRPDIVLGKWLGFAALLAIYLLLMAGGVLAIVYFVSGYHVRHVAAGLSLIYLASLLIMSVSLACSSMFSTLATGGIVFGLYGIGFIGGWVEQIGSALKNQTAVNVGILSSLIIPSEAIWKRAAYEVTSTVIRSLGIAAGPFAAVSVPNPAMVIYAVFYVAVMLVIAIRQFSKRDL